The genomic segment TATCAGTTAATTGGTGGTTTAATTAACGATAAGGTGAAGGTTTACGCAAACGGCTGGTATTCGGACTGTGTTACACCTGAGGATTTCGCTAAGAGGGCTAAGGAGGTTGTTTCAATGGGTTTTAAGGCCATGAAGTTCGATCCCTTCGGCCCATACTTTGACTCAATGGATAAGGCTGGCTTAGAGGAGGCTGTGGAGAGGGTTAGGGCTGTTAGGGAGGCTGTGGGTAAGGATGTTGATATCCTCATTGAGGTTCACGGTAGGTTCAACGTCAATACCGCTGTGCAGATGGTTAGGGCAATGGAGCCCTTTGAACCATTATTCATTGAGGAACCTATTCACCCTGACTTAAACATGGAGGGGCTTAGTAAGGTTAAGAACGCCACAGGGGTTAGGATAGCCACTGGTGAGAGGATTATAAGTATTGAGGAGGCCCTCCAGTTAATTGAAAGGGGGCTTGTGGACGTTCTTCAACCAGACATAACCAATGCCCTAGGCTTCACAGGGATGAGTAGGATTAGGGCATTAACCGAGGCCTATGGTATAGAGCTAGCGCCGCATAATGCCTTTGGCCCCATTCAACATGCCGCCACTCTTCAATTTGATGCAAGCAGCTTTAACATACTGATTCAGGAGAGTTTCTACGAGTTTTGGCCTCAATGGAAGCGTGACATAATTGGTGATGCCTTTAAGCTTAATGAAGGCTACCATACAGTGCCCAGTAAGCCAGGCCTTGGTGTTACTGTTAATGAGAGGTTACTGGATGAGTTGAGATTCACGGGTATGGAACCATTCCATGAGGAGGAGCCCGTGTGGGTGATTAAGGGTACGTGGAGGAGGTACGGCTCCTAATTAGGCTACGTGGCCTGCTTACTGGTTCTCCTCCAGGTTGATGGATAAACACCCCTAGGCATAATAACCCTAGTTGGCTTAGCTACAATCCCCCTATTCATGTTAAGTATCTCATTAGTTGAGGCAGTGGATTCAGCCAACGCCACTAACTCACCCTTAAGCGTCATTAAGGCTACTAATTGACCACTCCTAATACCCTCCTCAACCTTAGCAACCCCCGGTGCCGCCAGTGATGCACCGTGGGCTATTGCATCCACTGCGGAGTCCCTAATGTAGATTCTAGGTAGGTGAATCACCATTTCCTCAACAGGCCTAATTAACCTCCTAAGCAGTGATTCATCACCGTAATCCCTCCAAAGTGAGTAAGCTTCCCTTAACGTATTCAAGTTAACTGTATTCTCCTCCCTGAAGCAACCGACCCTAGTCCTCCTTAACTCCCTCATGCTTGCACCAACACCTAAAACCTCACCAATATCGTAGCATAGTTTCCTAATGTAAGTCCCTGACTCAACATCAGCCTTAAACAAAACGTACCTACCGTCGAATTCCATTATATCCAGGCTATAAACCGTCTTAACCCTAATCCTCCTCTTAACAGCACTCTTGAGGGGTGGGCGTTGATATATTTTACCCGTGAACTCCCTGAAGACAGCCTTAACCCTCTCCTGATCCACAGTAGAGTGAAGGAGCATAACACCCACGTACTCCTTATCAACATTACTTATACCTTGCAATACCTTAGTTGAATCACCCAGAGCTATTGGGAGAACCCCAGAAACCCCTGGATCAAGTGTACCAGAGTGCCCAGCCTTACTGATATTAAGCAGCTTCTTAACCCATGCAACAACCTCACTACTAGTCGGCCCCCTTGGTTTATCAAGGATTATGAAACCGTAGTTAATGTACTCCTCAATCCTTCTTTCATAAGGATTAACACCATACCTTGGGTCAGTACCCTCATCCACCTTAACCTTAATGATCCTTTCACCACTACAGTTAAGTACATTAAACATAAACCACAGTCTCCTTCCCTTTGAAGGATTTTTATAAAAGTTAGGGGTTCAAAGGAGACTTCCCTACCTTAAAAAAAGAAACATCATGCCCCTTTCATAATAGACGTTTTTAAATCATCTGAGCAAACTTCTTTAATCACACTCCTTCCCTCA from the Caldivirga maquilingensis IC-167 genome contains:
- a CDS encoding mandelate racemase/muconate lactonizing enzyme family protein, which encodes MVTIKDVEVYPVSDLATAKASPWASVSIIVKVTTSDGQVGYGEAVPTLRVNQVIKAIEEVRRLVIGKDPFRVSYIFREWYKHDFYISRSFESATAYSSVDIALHDILGKYYGAPVYQLIGGLINDKVKVYANGWYSDCVTPEDFAKRAKEVVSMGFKAMKFDPFGPYFDSMDKAGLEEAVERVRAVREAVGKDVDILIEVHGRFNVNTAVQMVRAMEPFEPLFIEEPIHPDLNMEGLSKVKNATGVRIATGERIISIEEALQLIERGLVDVLQPDITNALGFTGMSRIRALTEAYGIELAPHNAFGPIQHAATLQFDASSFNILIQESFYEFWPQWKRDIIGDAFKLNEGYHTVPSKPGLGVTVNERLLDELRFTGMEPFHEEEPVWVIKGTWRRYGS
- a CDS encoding RNA-guided pseudouridylation complex pseudouridine synthase subunit Cbf5, encoding MFNVLNCSGERIIKVKVDEGTDPRYGVNPYERRIEEYINYGFIILDKPRGPTSSEVVAWVKKLLNISKAGHSGTLDPGVSGVLPIALGDSTKVLQGISNVDKEYVGVMLLHSTVDQERVKAVFREFTGKIYQRPPLKSAVKRRIRVKTVYSLDIMEFDGRYVLFKADVESGTYIRKLCYDIGEVLGVGASMRELRRTRVGCFREENTVNLNTLREAYSLWRDYGDESLLRRLIRPVEEMVIHLPRIYIRDSAVDAIAHGASLAAPGVAKVEEGIRSGQLVALMTLKGELVALAESTASTNEILNMNRGIVAKPTRVIMPRGVYPSTWRRTSKQAT